One window from the genome of Vespula pensylvanica isolate Volc-1 chromosome 11, ASM1446617v1, whole genome shotgun sequence encodes:
- the LOC122632974 gene encoding protein spaetzle 5, with product MNRKTRIILAELFLFIFLAGTQGEPCTEYGCPGRPQYEPFVPAPPGHTPRCAKPGQTFCESLDHYPQQLIKFLVDKCSFDFSTALRDESHEDFNAYSSSPDYHQGYEYPRQDTPTLYSQPLPILPTHYPVSRQPTLIYGPPFNSTHHNGYKYAVPPRPERNPFLDVESSAKYRPQHSEYPIYSQAPSLKSFKQDQTWWTSNGYVRSNKMAPRTFHENPLLQYVNLKTERTKRQVNTDTVVLCPTEAQYITPKAALNNRGNWMYVVNLAEQDDKYSQLVKSEKCSTNTCNGLCSLPAGYTSTCQQQFVQKRLVALEGSGNRLYTDIFWFPHGCSCHVRFNGL from the exons AACTATTTCTATTT atATTTTTAGCCGGAACACAGGGTGAACCTTGTACGGAGTATGGTTGTCCTGGACGACCACAATATGAACCTTTCGTCCCAGCACCTCCAGGACACACCCCGAGATGTGCCAAGCCAGGACAAACGTTTTGTGAGTCTCTGGACCATTATCCTCA acAGCTTATAAAATTCCTCGTCGATAAGTGTAGTTTTGACTTCAGTACAGCGTTGAGAGATGAGTCTCATGAAGATTTCAATGCTTACAG CTCATCACCTGATTATCATCAAGGTTACGAATATCCGCGACAAGATACCCCTACTTTATATTCACAGCCTTTGCCTATTTTACCAACTCACTATCCAGTGAGTAGACAACCAACTTTAATATACGGGCCACCGTTTAATAGTACTCATCACAATGG GTACAAATATGCGGTACCTCCAAGACCTGAAAGAAATCCATTTTTGGATGTAGAATCCTCAGCGAAGTATCGTCCACAACATTCAGAATATCCTATATACTCTCAAGCGCCATCTTTGAAATCATTCAAGCAAGATCAAACGTGGTGGACGAGTAATGG GTATGTACGTAGCAATAAAATGGCACCACGAACGTTCCACGAGAATCCGCTCTTACAGTATGTAAACCTGAAAacggaacgaacgaagaggCAAGTGAATACGGATACCGTCGTTCTTTGTCCAACTGAAGCGCAATACATCACACCAAAAGCTGCCCTTAACAATCGAGGTAACTGGATGTATGTCGTTAATCTCGCAGAACAGGACGACAAATATTCGCAACTTGTCAAAAGTGAAAAGTGTTC aacgaACACTTGTAATGGTCTATGCTCTCTTCCTGCTGGATATACGAGCACATGCCAGCAACAATTTGTGCAAAAGAGACTGGTTGCATTAGAGGGAAGCGGAAATCGACTTTACACTGATATTTTTTGGTTCCCACATGGTTGCTCATGTCATGTTAGATTTAAcggtttataa